The nucleotide window GGCCATGGCGTCGTGGCCGGCGCCCGACGGCAGGTGGCGCACCGGCACGCCCTGGCGGGCAATGGCGGCGGCCCATTGCTCTTGCAGCCACGGGGCGCAGGGAACGCTGCTGGCCTCGTGGGTCTTGCGGATCTGCGCGCGCACGTTGCGGCGCGCGCAGACGCGCTCGATTTCGGCCAGCACGTCATTGACGGCGGCCTCGCGCTCGGCGTCCTCGCCGGCGCGGATGTCGATGGAGAACACCGCGCGGCCCGGCACCACATTGGTGGCGCCGTTGGGCACGTTGAACTGGCCGACGGTGCCGACCAGGCCCGGCTTGCCGCCGCAGCGCTTCTCGATATACAGGCCGATCTCGGCGCCGGCCATGGCGGCATCGCGGCGCATGTCCATCGGCACGGTGCCGGCATGGCCGGCCAGGCCTTCCAGCTCGACCAGGAAGCGGGTCGCGCCGGAAATCGCGGTCACCACGCCCACCGGCAATCCTTCGTTGAGCAGCACCGGGCCCTGCTCGATATGGACTTCGATAAAGGCCGCCACCTTGCTGCGGTCATGCCTGGCCGCGGGCAGCGCGTCGGCGTCGAAGCCGGCTTCGCGCATGACCTCGCGCATGGTCTTGCCGCTGTCGTCGACATTGTCCAGCACCTTGGTGTCGAAGGTGCCGGCGATGGCGCGGCTGCCGAGCAGCGTGGCCTTGAAGCGCACGCCCTCTTCCTCGGCGAAGCCCACCACCTCGAGCGCAAACGGGAAACGCTTGCCCTGCCGGTTCCATTCCGCCACGCAGGCGATCGGCAGGATCACGCCGAGGTTGCCGTCATAGCGGCCGGCGTCGCGCACGGTGTCGAAATGCGAGCCGGTCAGCAGCGCCGGCGCGTCCGGCGTGGTGCCCTCGTAGCGGCCGATCACGTTGCCGGCGGCATCGCGCCGCACCGTCATGCCGGCCTGCTGCATCCACTCGGTCAGCTGCGCGGCGGCACCGTGGTGGGCCTCGGTCAGGTAGGTGCGGGTGAGCATGCCGGGCTGCTCGGTGTGGGCGGCCAGGGCGTCGGCCCAGGCCATGATGCGCGTGCCAGTCTCTGCGGCGGACGGCGACGGATTTGCTGCCATGCGTGTCTCCTGCTGGAAGTGCGTGAAAGCCCGGCGGCGAGGCTGGCGGGGTGCCAGTGCGGGCGGTGACGCCCATGGCCGAAGCTCTATTCTGCGCGATCCATGGTAGCACAGTGAATTCAAAAATTGCATACAAAAATGATATGCACTATATTCGCTTCCACGTTCAGACAATGCGCTGCGGACAATCCGGTCCGGACAACGCATTGCGTGGAGTCCGCCCCAACAGGGGGGCTCTCCGCGGCGGCGCGTTCCCGACCCGGAACCCTGCGCCAGGACGTAAGGCCGGCAGCCCACCCAGCCGTCAGAGCAGCACGGGGCCGCCGGTGATTCCTGGATCGACATGGGCCAGCCAGCGCACAGGCGCCGGACCGGCCCCGCACGGAGACAACCATGCAGCACGCAGTTCCCTCGCAGCCACGCCCGGGCACCCCCCGCCTGCACGCCCGCTTCACCCGCTCGCTGTTCGGCCAGGTGCTGATCGCCCTGGTGATCGGCACTGCACTCGGCCTCGCCGTCCCCGAATTCGCCGCCAAGCTCAAGCCGCTCGGCGATGCCTTTATCAAGCTGATCAAGATGCTGATCGGCCCGATCGTGTTCTGCGTGGTGGTGGCCGGCATCTGCGGCGCCGGCGAGCTGAAGAAGGTCGGCCGCGTCGGCATCAAGGCGGTGGTGTACTTCGAGGTCGTCACCACCATCGCGCTGGCGCTGGGCATCGTGCTGGCCTACGTGTTCCAGCCGGGCGTGGGCATGAACGTCGACCCGCGCTCGCTCGACGCCTCGGCCATCGCCGGCTTTATCGACAACGCGACCAAGGTCAAGGACCAGGGCACGGTCGATTTCCTGCTCAAGCTGATCCCCAATACCGTGTTCGGCGCCTTCGCCAACGGCGACGTGCTGCAGGTGCTGGTGGTGTCGATCCTGTTCGGCTGCGCGCTGTCGCTGGTGGGCGAGCCGGGCCGGCCGCTGGTCAGCCTGATCGATACCTTCTCGCACACGCTGTTCAAGATGATGGGCTTCATCATCAAGCTCGCGCCGCTGGGCGTGCTGGGCGCGGTGGCGTTCACGGTCGGCAAGTACGGCATCGGCTCGCTCAAGCAGCTGGGGTTCCTGGTGCTGCTGTTCTATGGCGCGGTGATCGTGTTCGTGCTGGGGGTGCTGGGCGGCATCATGCGCGCGTGCGGCTTCTCGGTGATCAAGCTGATCCGCTACCTGCGCGCCGAGCTGCTGGTGGTGCTGGGCACCGCCTCGTCCGACAGCGTGCTGCCGCAGGTGATGAAGAAGCTGGAGTTCATGGGCATCAAGAAGTCGGTGGTGGGCCTGGTGATCCCGACCGGCTACTCGTTCAACCTGGATGCGTTCTCGATCTACCTGACGCTGGCCGCGGTCTTTATCGCGCAGGCGACCAACACGCCGCTGGCGATGGCCGACCTGCTCGGCATCCTGGCGGTGGCGCTGATCACCTCCAAGGGCGCGCACGGCATTCCGGGTTCGGCCATCGTGATCCTGGCCGCGACGCTGTCGGCGCACCCGGCGATCCCGGCGATCGGCCTGGTGCTGGTGCTGTCGGTGGACTGGTTTATCGGCATCGCGCGCGCGCTGGGCAACCTGATCGGCAACTGCGTCGCCACCGTGGTGGTGGCCGCGTGGGAGAAGGACATCGACCGCGCCCGCGCCCATGGGGTGCTGAACGGCACCATCGAGACGAGCGACCTGGATGCCGGCCTGGCCGCGATGGCGCAGGACGCCGCCGCCCCGGCCATCGTCCCGGGCCATGTCGCGGGGCGCTAGAATCACGCATCTCCCCTACCGCGCAGCCTCTGCGCAAGTGCGCTGCCATGCCCGAGCATATCGATCCTGACATGACCGCCGAGGCGATTGCCGAAGACATCGTCGCGGCCATCGTTTCGCACCGCCTGCCGCCCGGCACCAAGCTGCGCGAGGAGGCGCTGGCCAGCGTCTACCGCGTCAGCCGTACCAAGGTGCGCGCGGCGCTGCTGATGCTGTCCAAGGACAAGGTCATCCAGATCGTGCCGGACAAGGGGGCGTTCGTGGCCAAGCCCAGCGCCGAGGAAGCGCGCGAGGTGTTCGCCGTGCGCCGCATTCTGGAAGCCGCGCTGGCACGCGAGTTTGTCGCCAGGGCCACCCCCGCCGACTACAAGCGCATCGACCGCCACCTGGCGGCCGAGCGCAAGTCGCTGGCGGGCAACGATGCCCAGGTGCGCACCCGGCTGCTGGGCGACTTCCATATCGTGCTGGCCGAGGTGGTCGGCAACGGCGTGCTGACCGAGATGATGCGCGAGCTGTCGGCGCGCAGCGCGGTCATCACCATGCTGTACCAGTCGCGCCGCGACGCGGCCTGCTCGTCGGACGAGCACCGCGAGTTTATCGAGGCCGCGCGTGCCGGCGATGTCGAGCGCGCCGTCACGCTGATGGTGGAGCACCTGGGCCATGTGGAAGGCGCGCTGCATTTCGAGGAAACCGCGCCGGTGGCGCGCGGCAAGGACCTGGTCGCCGCGCTGCTGGCCTAGCCACCTTTCCCTCTTTCCGGCCTTTGGCGGCCGCTTGACGTGAGTCAAAGCACCGCGGGGCGCCCGCGCGCAAACTTCATCTCGCCATGAAGACGCGGGGGCGCACTTCATGAGCACTTGCCTGCCGGCACCTCATCGTTGGCAGGCTGCCCGCACGCTGCAACGGTGTGCGGGCTTTCTTTTTTCTGAGGACGGGGTTCCGCGCCGCAAAATGGCGCGCCGCCCCGCCCCCTCCATCCGTGCCGCCCGGCATCGGATTTTCCCTTTCCCGACAGCAGGTTGCAGCGCCCCGGCTCACGCTCCGGGTCCCCCGGCGCGGTCGCGCCGCGCGCGTTTGCGGTGCCCTGTCGCACAAGCTACGGATGAAATCGAATCCCGCCTTCGGGTTAGGATGCCGCAGGCCCTGACAGAGGCCCGCGCCGCCCCGCCATGCTTGCGGGCGGCCGCACACGATAACGATCACAGGGAGACGATTCATGCGCCATTGCGCGATACCTGCCGTGCCGCCGCGCCGCCGGCGCTAGCCTTGTTCCCTGCACCCGCCCGGTTCCCCGATCGAAAAGGACTTCCCATGCCCAGTGCCTTCCGCCCCGATGCCTTTGCCGGCAAGACCGTATTCGTCGCCGGCGCCTCGTCCGGCATCAACCTTGGCATCGCGCACGGCTTTGCGCGCGCCGGCGCCCGGCTGGCGCTGATCAGCCGCACCGCCGAGCGCATCGAGGCCGCCGCCGGCACCATCACCGCGGCCGGCGGCACCGCCATCGGCATGGCCGCCGACGTGCGCGACTACGCCGCGGTCGAGGCCGCCTTCGCCCGCGCGCAAGACCAGCTGGGCCCGATCGACGTGGTCATCTCCGGCGCCGCCGGCAATTTCCTCGCGCCGGTGGTCGGCATGTCGGCCAATGCCTTCAAGACCGTGGTCGATATCGACCTGCTCGGCACCTTCAACGTGTTCCGCGCCAGCTTCGATCACCTCAGCAAGCCGGGTGCGTCGCTGATCGCTATCACCGCGCCGCAGGCGGTCAACGCCATGATGTTCCAGGCCCATGCCTGCGCCGCCAAGGCCGGCATCAACATGCTGGTCAAGTGCCTGGCGATGGAGTGGGGACCGGCCGGGGTGCGCGTGAACGGCATCTCGCCCGGCCCGATCGCCGATACCGAAGGCATGGCGCGGCTGGCGCCGACGCCCGAGATGGAGGCCCGCTACAAGGCGCGCCTGGCACTGCGCGACTACGGCAGCAAGGACGACATCGCCGACGCCGCGATGTACCTGAGCTGCGACAACGCCCGCTACGTCACCGGCACCATCCTCGACTGCGACGGCGGCAGCAAGCTGGGCGACGCCTCGGCCGACGCGCTGAAGAAGCCGCAGTAGTTTTCGCACCCGCACCGAACCACGACCCAGCAACAAGGAGAACCAACCATGACCGCAACCGTCCTCTATCAAGCCAGCGAAGGCGTGGCCACGCTGACGCTGAACCGCCCCGACGTGCTCAATGCACTGAACGCCGACATCCTGCGCGAACTGCGCGAGGCGGTGGATCGCGCCGCGGCCGACGCTGAAGTCCGCGCCGTGCTGCTGACCGGTGCCGGCCGCGGCTTTTGCGCCGGCGCCGACCTGGCCGCGCGCCAGGGCGGCGGCGTGTCCGACTCCGGCACGCTGCTGCGCGAGCGCTACCACCCGATCATCATGGCGCTGCGCGAGATGCCCAAGCCGGTCATCACCGCGGTCAACGGCGTCGCCGCCGGTGCCGGCATGAGCCTGGCGCTGGCGGGCGACGTGGTGCTGGCGGCGCGCTCGGCCAGCTTCCTGCAGGCGTTCTCCAAGATCGGCCTGATCCCCGATGCCGGCAGCACCTACTTCCTGCCGCGCTATGCCGGCGAAATGCGCGCCCGTGCGCTGGCCATCCTGGCCGAAAAGATCGACGCGGAAGAAGCCCACCGCATCGGCCTGGTATGGAAGGTCCACGACGACGCCGCGCTGCAGGACGAGGCCGGCAAGCTGGCGCGCCACCTGGCGGCCATGCCGACCATGGCCTACGCCATGATCAAGCAGGCCCTCAACCAGAGCTTCGCCAACGACCTGCCCGCGCAGCTCGAAGTCGAAGCCACGCTGCAGTCGCGCGCCAGCCGCAGTGAAGACTGCCAGGAAGGCGTGGCCGCTTTCGTCGAGAAGCGCAAGCCGCAGTTCAAGGGCCGCTGAGCGCGGCCGCCGCGCACCACCGCCACTTCCACGGAGCCAACGCATGAGCGCCAGCAGCAACGAACGTATCCTCGTGACGATCGACGGCGGCGTCGCCGACGTCCGCCTGAACCGCCCCGACAAGATGAACGCGCTCGACCAGGCCATGTTCGACGCGCTGATCGAGACCGGCGAGCAACTGGCGCGCCTGCCTGACCTGCGCGCGGTGGTGCTGTCCGGCGAAGGCCGCGCCTTCTGCGCCGGCCTGGACATGGGCCGCATGGCCGGCATGCTGTCCTCGGACGACGCGGGCGCGTCGCAGCACGACAGCATCGGCGCGGGCCGGCTCGGCGCGCGTACCCACGGCATCTCCAACCGGCCGCAGTACGCCTGCATGGTCTGGCGCGAGCTGCCGGTGCCGGTCTTCGCCGCGGTGCATGGCGTGGCCTTCGGCGGCGGGCTGCAGGTGGCGCTGGGCGCCGACGTCCGCTACGTCGCGCCGGATGCCAGGCTGTCGGTGATGGAGCTGAAGTGGGGACTGGTCCCGGACATGGCGGGCATGGTGCTGACGCGCGGGCTGGTGCGTCCCGATGTGCTGCGCGAACTGGTCTACAGCGCGCGCGTGCTGAGCGGCACCGAGGCGTGCGAGCTGGGGCTGGGCACCTATCTCGCCGACGACCCGCGCGCCGCGGCGCTGGCCGCCGCGCGCGAGGTCGCGCACAAGAACCCGGACGCGATCCGCGCCGCCAAGCGCCTGATGGCTGTTGTGGAGCGCGGCGACAATGCCGCCATCCTGCAGGCCGAATCGGACGAACAGGACCGGCTGGTAGGCTCGCCCAACCAGCGCGAGGCGGTGCTGGCCAACCTGGAGAAGCGCGCGCCGCGCTTCACGCCGGCAGGCTGAAGACGCTCGCTCAGCGCCTGGAATGGTGGTGGCGCCGCCGGCGCCACCACAGCGCATAGATTGCGACGTTCACCGCCAGCACCACCAGGCCCAGCCACAGCTGCACCGCCGGCGTCAGCCCCGCCGGATAGATCAGCGGCAACAGGTAGCGCTCGACAAAGCCGCCGCTGTACCCGGCCTGCCCCGCGGCCCGGCGCAGCAGGTTCTCCAGCGGCGTCAGCGGGCAGATCCAGCCGGACCATTCGATCAGCACGCCCCACACCGCCGCCGGCAGGTGCAGCCAGGCAACGCGCGGCCAGCGCAATACCAGCAGGCCGCCCGCGACCACGAACACGATAAACAGCCCGTGCACGATGACCACCAGGTCGGCCAGCCAGGCTGTGATCGGCATCGCGAGCGGCGGCGGCGTCAGTTGCCGCCGGCCGTCTCCATCCAGTAGCCCGGGCGCGCGAACTGCGCCTTCAGGTGCTCGATGAAGAAGCGGATCTTGGCCGGCACCGGACGCTGCTGCGGGTACACGGCGAGGATGTCGTAGGCGGGCAGCGCGTATTCGTCCAGCACCGTGATCAGCTCGCCGCTCTCCAGCTGCGGCAGGATCTCCCAGGTCGAGCGCCAGCCCAGGCCCAGGCCCTCGCCGGTCCAGCGGTGCAGCAGCTCGCCGTCGTTGCAGTCCAGGTTGCCGTTGACGCGCACGGTCACGGTCTTGCCGTTTTGGCTGAAGTACCAGCCGCGCTGCTGGCCGCCCTGCAGGTTGAACGCCAGGCAGTTGTGCTGGGCCAGGTCGTCCAGCGTCTGCGGCACCCCGTATCTGGCGAAGTACGCCGGCGTGCCGCACACCACGCGCTTGTTCGACGCCAGCTTGATCGCGACGAAGTTCGGATCGATGGCGCCGCCGATGCGGATGCCGACGTCATAGCCTTCGCGCACCAGGTCGACCACGCGGTCGGTCAGGTTGAACGAGATCTGCACCTCCGG belongs to Cupriavidus taiwanensis and includes:
- a CDS encoding allantoate amidohydrolase translates to MAANPSPSAAETGTRIMAWADALAAHTEQPGMLTRTYLTEAHHGAAAQLTEWMQQAGMTVRRDAAGNVIGRYEGTTPDAPALLTGSHFDTVRDAGRYDGNLGVILPIACVAEWNRQGKRFPFALEVVGFAEEEGVRFKATLLGSRAIAGTFDTKVLDNVDDSGKTMREVMREAGFDADALPAARHDRSKVAAFIEVHIEQGPVLLNEGLPVGVVTAISGATRFLVELEGLAGHAGTVPMDMRRDAAMAGAEIGLYIEKRCGGKPGLVGTVGQFNVPNGATNVVPGRAVFSIDIRAGEDAEREAAVNDVLAEIERVCARRNVRAQIRKTHEASSVPCAPWLQEQWAAAIARQGVPVRHLPSGAGHDAMAIAAIADVAMLFVRCGNGGISHHPTETMTAEDAALSARVFSDFVEHFRLPK
- a CDS encoding C4-dicarboxylate transporter DctA, which translates into the protein MQHAVPSQPRPGTPRLHARFTRSLFGQVLIALVIGTALGLAVPEFAAKLKPLGDAFIKLIKMLIGPIVFCVVVAGICGAGELKKVGRVGIKAVVYFEVVTTIALALGIVLAYVFQPGVGMNVDPRSLDASAIAGFIDNATKVKDQGTVDFLLKLIPNTVFGAFANGDVLQVLVVSILFGCALSLVGEPGRPLVSLIDTFSHTLFKMMGFIIKLAPLGVLGAVAFTVGKYGIGSLKQLGFLVLLFYGAVIVFVLGVLGGIMRACGFSVIKLIRYLRAELLVVLGTASSDSVLPQVMKKLEFMGIKKSVVGLVIPTGYSFNLDAFSIYLTLAAVFIAQATNTPLAMADLLGILAVALITSKGAHGIPGSAIVILAATLSAHPAIPAIGLVLVLSVDWFIGIARALGNLIGNCVATVVVAAWEKDIDRARAHGVLNGTIETSDLDAGLAAMAQDAAAPAIVPGHVAGR
- a CDS encoding GntR family transcriptional regulator; the protein is MPEHIDPDMTAEAIAEDIVAAIVSHRLPPGTKLREEALASVYRVSRTKVRAALLMLSKDKVIQIVPDKGAFVAKPSAEEAREVFAVRRILEAALAREFVARATPADYKRIDRHLAAERKSLAGNDAQVRTRLLGDFHIVLAEVVGNGVLTEMMRELSARSAVITMLYQSRRDAACSSDEHREFIEAARAGDVERAVTLMVEHLGHVEGALHFEETAPVARGKDLVAALLA
- a CDS encoding SDR family oxidoreductase yields the protein MPSAFRPDAFAGKTVFVAGASSGINLGIAHGFARAGARLALISRTAERIEAAAGTITAAGGTAIGMAADVRDYAAVEAAFARAQDQLGPIDVVISGAAGNFLAPVVGMSANAFKTVVDIDLLGTFNVFRASFDHLSKPGASLIAITAPQAVNAMMFQAHACAAKAGINMLVKCLAMEWGPAGVRVNGISPGPIADTEGMARLAPTPEMEARYKARLALRDYGSKDDIADAAMYLSCDNARYVTGTILDCDGGSKLGDASADALKKPQ
- a CDS encoding enoyl-CoA hydratase-related protein encodes the protein MTATVLYQASEGVATLTLNRPDVLNALNADILRELREAVDRAAADAEVRAVLLTGAGRGFCAGADLAARQGGGVSDSGTLLRERYHPIIMALREMPKPVITAVNGVAAGAGMSLALAGDVVLAARSASFLQAFSKIGLIPDAGSTYFLPRYAGEMRARALAILAEKIDAEEAHRIGLVWKVHDDAALQDEAGKLARHLAAMPTMAYAMIKQALNQSFANDLPAQLEVEATLQSRASRSEDCQEGVAAFVEKRKPQFKGR
- a CDS encoding crotonase/enoyl-CoA hydratase family protein, producing MSASSNERILVTIDGGVADVRLNRPDKMNALDQAMFDALIETGEQLARLPDLRAVVLSGEGRAFCAGLDMGRMAGMLSSDDAGASQHDSIGAGRLGARTHGISNRPQYACMVWRELPVPVFAAVHGVAFGGGLQVALGADVRYVAPDARLSVMELKWGLVPDMAGMVLTRGLVRPDVLRELVYSARVLSGTEACELGLGTYLADDPRAAALAAAREVAHKNPDAIRAAKRLMAVVERGDNAAILQAESDEQDRLVGSPNQREAVLANLEKRAPRFTPAG
- a CDS encoding DUF2784 domain-containing protein, which encodes MPITAWLADLVVIVHGLFIVFVVAGGLLVLRWPRVAWLHLPAAVWGVLIEWSGWICPLTPLENLLRRAAGQAGYSGGFVERYLLPLIYPAGLTPAVQLWLGLVVLAVNVAIYALWWRRRRHHHSRR
- a CDS encoding LysR family transcriptional regulator, which codes for MDKLKQIEAFIAVVEHGSMAAAALTQNVTPVMIGRRINALEARIGVKLLHRSTRRIAVTEQGAVFMEQCKKALADLDRAEMLIAEGKHKATGHLIVSAPAAFGRKHVAPHAPAFLSANPEVQISFNLTDRVVDLVREGYDVGIRIGGAIDPNFVAIKLASNKRVVCGTPAYFARYGVPQTLDDLAQHNCLAFNLQGGQQRGWYFSQNGKTVTVRVNGNLDCNDGELLHRWTGEGLGLGWRSTWEILPQLESGELITVLDEYALPAYDILAVYPQQRPVPAKIRFFIEHLKAQFARPGYWMETAGGN